The stretch of DNA GTAGATGAATTTATACCGCGCATCGCCGATTTGTTGATATATGGAAATGGATTTTTGGGTTCTCTCCAGCAAAGGCTGGTTTGTGAGGGGGTCATCAATTTTGCTTTCACCGGCGGTTTCAGCCGGCAAACTTTTCGAATCGGCTTGATGGGCAGACCGGATATTCAACGCCGACAGCGTTGCGAATACGCCGACAAATCCTATTCCCATCCAGCGCCATGCGGTTACATTCAGTTTTAATTTCATTGGTATATTCCTGTGCCGTGGGCGGTATGGGGTTTTGTTTGCATCTTGTACGTTCCTATGGCTTAATGCCGGCGCGATCCTAACCCCCGGTTATTGCGGATGCAAGACGATATATATATAAAGGATACAATTTTTGCGTTATCCACCCCGCCTGGCCGATCCGGCGTGGCGGTGATTCGCATCTCTGGCCCCGGCGCTTACTTATCTTTGGAACGGGTGGCGCGTAAAATCCCCGCCCCACGCATGGCGAGTTTGGTAGAACTGTACGACCAAGATAGTCATACCGTTATAGATCAAGCACTTGCATTATATTTTCCGGCCCCCAATTCTTTCACCGGCGAAGACGTGGTTGAATTTCATACCCATGGCGGCCGCGCGGTGGTGCATGCTGCTCTGGCCGCCCTTGCCCGCTTGCCGGATTTTCGTCCCGCGACGGCGGGGGAGTTTAGCCGCAGGGCATTCGACAATGATAAATTGGATTTAACCGAAATCGAAGGGTTGGCCGATTTAATCGATGCCGATACCGAAGCGCAGCGGCGACAGGCCTTGCGCCAAATGTCGGGGGCGCTGGGCGATTTATATCGCAATTGGCGCGAGAGGTTGATTTATAACCTTGCCCATCTGGAAGCGTATCTTGATTTTCCAGACGAGGAGATCCCGCCGAATATTTTCACCGAATTGCAGCAAAATGTTTTGCAAGTAAAACAGGAAATGAAAGATCATCTGGAGGACGGATCGCGCGGCGAGCGGTTGCGGGAAGGTATGACCGTTGCCATACTTGGTCCGCCCAATGC from Alphaproteobacteria bacterium encodes:
- the mnmE gene encoding tRNA uridine-5-carboxymethylaminomethyl(34) synthesis GTPase MnmE, which translates into the protein MQDDIYIKDTIFALSTPPGRSGVAVIRISGPGAYLSLERVARKIPAPRMASLVELYDQDSHTVIDQALALYFPAPNSFTGEDVVEFHTHGGRAVVHAALAALARLPDFRPATAGEFSRRAFDNDKLDLTEIEGLADLIDADTEAQRRQALRQMSGALGDLYRNWRERLIYNLAHLEAYLDFPDEEIPPNIFTELQQNVLQVKQEMKDHLEDGSRGERLREGMTVAILGPPNAGKSSLLNMLARRDAAIVSHTAGTTRDTIDVHLDIRGYPVTLVDTAGIRATDNDIEQEGIRRSLAAAERSDFKIIVLDAGEVLKNNDSFLSSLNPGDHYMVIVNKTDLLESPFDAAAYRKIYPVAADIIGVSIKDGYNLDPISALLARQAEQYMGLGDAPQITRIRHRQAVQDALDAVTRFVVADTPELQAEDLRTATHAIARITGAVDVEDILDIVFRDFCIGK